From a single Brassica napus cultivar Da-Ae chromosome C9, Da-Ae, whole genome shotgun sequence genomic region:
- the LOC111211532 gene encoding probable prefoldin subunit 3, which produces MSSSSPSGSGGDDLSERRGIPAAKFIQDVETYLSQSGFDSNSALAFHQERLQQYKVVEMKLLAQQRDLQAKIPDIEKCLEVVATLEARKGTGESLLADFEVSEGIYSRACIEDTDSVCLWLGANVMLEYSCEEATALLRNNLENAKASLEVLVADLQFLRDQVTVTQVTIARIYNYDVHQRRVKQVTPTAIAAADA; this is translated from the exons ATGTCTTCGTCTTCTCCGAGTGGTAGCGGTGGCGATGATTTGAGTGAGAGAAGAGGGATTCCCGCCGCGAAATTCATCCAAGATGTGGAGACTTATCTCTCTCAGTCAGGCTTCGATTCGAACTCTGCTCTCGCCTTCCATCAAGAAAG GCTTCAGCAATATAAAGTTGTTGAGATGAAGCTTCTTGCCCAGCAAAGGGATCTTCAA GCTAAGATCCCAGATATTGAGAAGTGCTTAGAGGTCGTTGCCACTTTAGAAGCAAGGAAGGGTACTGGTGAG TCGCTTTTAGCCGATTTTGAAGTGTCTGAAGGAATATATTCACGGGCCTGTATCGAGGACACAGACTCAGTCTGTTTGTGGTTAGGAGCAAATGTAATGCTGGAATATTCCTGTGAAGAG GCTACAGCCCTTCTGAGAAACAATCTGGAAAATGCTAAAGCCAGCCTGGAGGTTCTTGTAGCTGATTTACAGTTCTTGAGGGATCAAGTCACAGTTACTCAG GTAACTATAGCGCGTATTTATAACTATGATGTTCATCAAAGGAGGGTTAAACAAGTTACCCCTACTGCTATTGCTGCTGCAGACGCATGA